A stretch of Candidatus Vicinibacter affinis DNA encodes these proteins:
- a CDS encoding DUF1566 domain-containing protein → MRTLLFVSFLFLQFGNQLVCQTPDLIGYQAIIRKNDNSLVSNQKIGIEISILEKSINGNQVFVELQSPTTNANGLVTLNIGEGTSVLGTLNKINWGNGPYFVKTRIDVKGGNNYTLESNSQLLSVPFSFYSEKARTLTKHFIGEYFQGGIIFDVYNGPDGNEHGLIVSLNDVSNGTVWSNVGSSLIGNGAQSLWNGQENSNAITKQSGHSASAAQICNDYDYNGFSDWYLPSIDELNLLRNGRYYINKIADNDGDPLTVPITHFDYYWSSTEAKANTAFVFQFGTGDIATVGKNTALYHIRAVRKF, encoded by the coding sequence ATGAGAACATTATTATTTGTCTCTTTTCTGTTCTTGCAATTTGGCAATCAACTTGTATGTCAAACGCCTGATCTTATAGGCTATCAGGCAATCATTAGAAAAAATGACAATTCGTTGGTGTCTAACCAAAAAATTGGAATCGAAATTTCAATATTGGAAAAATCAATTAATGGAAATCAGGTATTTGTTGAACTTCAATCTCCTACAACGAATGCAAATGGATTAGTCACCTTAAATATAGGTGAAGGCACCTCAGTACTTGGCACATTAAATAAAATTAACTGGGGAAATGGTCCATATTTTGTTAAAACAAGAATTGATGTTAAAGGTGGAAATAATTATACTTTAGAAAGCAATAGTCAACTGCTTAGTGTACCCTTTTCTTTCTATTCAGAAAAAGCAAGGACTCTAACAAAACATTTTATTGGCGAGTACTTTCAGGGAGGAATTATTTTTGATGTGTACAATGGCCCGGATGGTAATGAGCACGGTTTGATAGTAAGTTTAAATGACGTTTCTAACGGAACCGTATGGAGCAATGTAGGTTCCAGTTTAATTGGGAATGGCGCACAAAGCCTTTGGAATGGGCAAGAGAATTCGAATGCTATTACAAAGCAATCCGGACACTCTGCCAGCGCTGCTCAAATTTGTAATGACTATGATTATAATGGCTTCTCAGACTGGTATTTGCCATCGATTGATGAACTAAATTTGTTAAGAAATGGACGATATTATATCAATAAAATAGCTGATAATGATGGTGACCCTTTGACCGTTCCCATAACTCATTTTGACTATTATTGGTCATCCACAGAAGCTAAAGCTAATACAGCCTTTGTATTTCAATTTGGTACAGGAGACATTGCCACGGTCGGAAAGAATACTGCCTTGTACCACATCAGAGCAGTTCGAAAATTCTAG
- a CDS encoding nuclear transport factor 2 family protein, giving the protein MNPTLIFFRIVSFLFFLTNASAQKNELLLQKVQSLNQALLSQDSSTLRSLLHKELSYGHSNGWIENVNELIHKNATGYLKYQKIEADSISVKLINKTAVVRFNATHDIILNGKSISLKLHVCQTWIKDKRKWKLLARQSTKVN; this is encoded by the coding sequence ATGAATCCAACGCTTATTTTTTTTAGGATTGTTTCTTTCTTATTTTTTCTCACCAATGCAAGTGCCCAAAAAAATGAACTCCTCCTACAAAAAGTTCAGTCACTGAATCAAGCATTGTTATCACAAGACTCTTCCACTCTTCGGTCTTTGTTGCACAAGGAGCTTAGCTATGGGCATTCCAATGGATGGATAGAAAATGTAAATGAACTCATCCACAAAAATGCCACCGGATATTTAAAATATCAAAAGATTGAGGCAGACAGTATTTCTGTTAAATTAATTAATAAAACTGCCGTTGTGCGTTTCAATGCCACACATGACATCATTCTGAACGGCAAATCTATTTCATTAAAGTTGCACGTTTGTCAGACCTGGATAAAGGATAAGAGGAAGTGGAAACTGTTGGCAAGACAAAGCACAAAAGTTAATTAG
- a CDS encoding proline iminopeptidase-family hydrolase: protein MRNFIFLITVLSIASCTQPCVQEKCLPLSYFQPQDTGIQNGGIRMIPITTPKGNFKVWTKRIGNNPKIKLLLLHGGPGTGHEYFECMESFLPQEGIEFIYYDQLGTCNSDKPTDTSLWDLSRSVDELEQVRKALHLDSSNLYLLGHSWGGILAMEYALKYQQHLKGLIISDMMSDAKAYGKYADEVLSKKLPATVLDTIRAIEHRKDFSNPQYMELLMPHFYEKFICRIPLDQWPEPVNRAFAKLNQQQYVIMQGPSEFGIAGKLENWDRSNDLNQIKVRTLIIGATYDTMDPAHMEWMSKQISGALFHLCSNGSHMCMWDDQQSYFKGLIGFLKT from the coding sequence ATGCGTAATTTTATTTTTTTAATCACTGTCCTCTCTATTGCATCCTGTACCCAGCCATGCGTACAGGAAAAATGTTTGCCCCTAAGTTACTTCCAACCTCAGGATACGGGCATACAAAATGGAGGAATTCGCATGATTCCCATTACTACTCCAAAAGGTAATTTTAAAGTATGGACCAAAAGAATCGGGAACAATCCAAAAATAAAACTATTGTTGCTTCATGGTGGACCAGGCACCGGGCATGAGTATTTTGAATGCATGGAGAGTTTTCTTCCACAGGAAGGAATCGAATTTATTTATTACGACCAATTGGGAACCTGCAACAGTGATAAGCCGACAGACACCAGCCTTTGGGACCTGTCAAGATCAGTAGATGAGTTGGAACAGGTGCGTAAGGCATTGCATTTAGACAGCAGCAATTTGTATTTGTTGGGACATTCGTGGGGTGGAATTCTGGCAATGGAATATGCTCTGAAATATCAACAACATCTTAAAGGACTGATTATATCAGATATGATGTCAGACGCAAAAGCTTATGGCAAATATGCGGACGAAGTGTTGTCTAAAAAACTCCCTGCAACAGTACTGGATACCATTCGTGCCATCGAGCACAGAAAGGATTTTTCAAATCCTCAATACATGGAATTGCTTATGCCTCATTTTTATGAGAAATTTATTTGCAGAATTCCTTTGGATCAATGGCCTGAACCCGTGAATCGCGCTTTCGCAAAATTAAATCAGCAACAATATGTGATCATGCAAGGTCCAAGTGAATTTGGTATTGCAGGTAAATTAGAAAATTGGGATCGGAGCAATGATCTAAACCAAATTAAAGTTAGAACCTTGATCATCGGGGCCACTTATGACACCATGGATCCGGCACACATGGAATGGATGTCCAAACAAATCAGTGGTGCATTGTTTCATTTATGTTCCAACGGATCTCATATGTGCATGTGGGATGATCAGCAATCCTATTTTAAAGGATTGATTGGTTTTTTGAAAACCTGA